The Patescibacteria group bacterium DNA window AGGTGTTGCTGCCTCGGTTATGCCTGTTAAGGGAAGGATCGGTTCGACTTTGGGAATCTTAAGCTGTTGTCCCGCCTCGAGATAATCAGGATTAGAGAGTTGATTTTCTTTAGCAATATCTGACCAGTTATAACCGGATTTGAAAAATTTTTCAGAAATTGACCAAAGAGTGTCTCCTTCGGCGACGGTATAGGTCGCTGGTAAAGCAACTTGTGCTTCTTTCTTTTCTTCGGTTTGTGATTGTCCCGCCTGACTGCCATTTTTACGACCTCCGGAAAAGAAATTGAAAAGCAAAATACCGATGACAATAACGACCAATAAACCCAAAGCCATGGAGACGTAAGATTCAGAGAGTTTTAAGCTTTTAAGAAATTTTTTCCACATAACTTAATCTTCCCTCCTTTCCAGGCAGAAATTCAGGCAGATTCAGTTTAGCGGACCCGGCCGGGATCGAACCGGTGATCTCGTCCTTGACAGGGACGCGTGTTAACCGCTACACCACGGGTCCAAAAAAAGAAACTGCCAGAGCCATAATAATAGATTATTGTCAAATAGTCAATCCTTTGCTATGATTTTAAGTGTCATATGACCAATCAGGAAATCGCCCGGCTTTTAAAGAAGATTGCCGCCGCTTATCTTGTTAAAAACGAGAATCGCTTCAAAATTATGGCTTACGAACGGGCGGCCGATAGTCTCGAAAATACCCCCATTGAAGCTAAAGGTCTTTGGCAAGAGGGAAAATTAGACGAAATCCAAGGCATCGGTCCTTCAATTGCCGGTCATCTTGATGAACTTTTCAAAAAAGGCA harbors:
- a CDS encoding LysM peptidoglycan-binding domain-containing protein translates to MWKKFLKSLKLSESYVSMALGLLVVIVIGILLFNFFSGGRKNGSQAGQSQTEEKKEAQVALPATYTVAEGDTLWSISEKFFKSGYNWSDIAKENQLSNPDYLEAGQQLKIPKVEPILPLTGITEAATPSITGGSYTVVTGDDLWDIAVRAYGDGYQWSKIAQANNLVNPNLIHAGNVLTLPR